From one Rhodoferax sp. PAMC 29310 genomic stretch:
- a CDS encoding malate dehydrogenase, which translates to MSKKPVRVAVTGAAGQIGYAILFRIASGEMLGKDQPVILQLLEVPMEKPQQALQGVMMELQDCAFPLLVGMEAHGDPMTAFKDVDYALLIGSRPRGPGMERAELLAVNAEIFTAQGKALNAVASRNVKVLVVGNPANTNAYIAMKSAPDLPRKNFTAMLRLDHNRALSQIAAKTGNAVADIEKLAVWGNHSPTMYADYRFATINGASVKDMINDQEWNANTFLPTVGKRGAAIIAARGVSSAASAANAAIDHMRDWALGTNGKWVTMGIPSDGQYGIPQDTMFGFAVTCEGGEYTVVQDLPIDAFSQECINKTLKELQDEQAGVAHLL; encoded by the coding sequence ATGAGCAAAAAACCCGTCCGCGTTGCGGTCACTGGCGCAGCAGGTCAAATCGGCTATGCCATTCTTTTCCGCATTGCATCCGGCGAAATGCTGGGCAAAGATCAACCTGTGATCTTGCAGTTGCTAGAAGTCCCGATGGAGAAGCCTCAACAAGCCTTGCAGGGCGTGATGATGGAGTTGCAGGATTGCGCTTTCCCATTGCTGGTTGGAATGGAAGCCCATGGCGACCCAATGACCGCTTTCAAGGACGTTGACTACGCCTTGTTGATCGGTTCGCGCCCACGTGGACCGGGCATGGAGCGCGCCGAGTTGCTGGCGGTCAATGCCGAGATTTTCACCGCCCAAGGCAAGGCGCTTAACGCCGTTGCCAGCCGGAATGTCAAAGTATTGGTGGTTGGCAATCCTGCCAATACCAATGCCTACATCGCCATGAAGAGCGCGCCAGACCTGCCACGCAAGAACTTCACCGCCATGCTGCGCCTGGATCACAACCGCGCTTTGAGCCAAATTGCCGCCAAGACCGGCAACGCCGTTGCTGACATCGAGAAACTGGCGGTTTGGGGCAACCACTCACCAACGATGTATGCGGACTACCGTTTTGCAACCATTAACGGCGCCAGCGTCAAGGACATGATCAACGACCAAGAGTGGAATGCCAACACATTCTTGCCAACCGTCGGCAAGCGCGGCGCCGCCATCATCGCTGCACGCGGTGTGTCGTCAGCGGCCTCGGCTGCCAACGCTGCCATTGATCACATGCGTGATTGGGCTCTGGGTACCAACGGCAAATGGGTCACGATGGGTATTCCGTCGGATGGCCAATACGGTATCCCTCAGGACACGATGTTTGGTTTTGCTGTGACCTGCGAAGGCGGCGAGTACACCGTGGTTCAGGACTTGCCAATTGACGCGTTCAGCCAAGAGTGCATCAACAAGACCTTGAAAGAGTTGCAGGACGAGCAAGCCGGCGTTGCCCATTTGCTGTAA
- the sdhC gene encoding succinate dehydrogenase, cytochrome b556 subunit, with translation MSESATSAAKKRPEFRNINAFTDLPSYSLPAAGIVSILHRISGFIMFLLMPFIIWMFDTSISSEISFGKFTSSFNAGMLGLPGFLWKLVALGLIWAYLHHFIAGVRHLWMDTHHDAVSKEFGKSSAIFTLAASVGLTVILGAKLFGLY, from the coding sequence ATGTCCGAATCAGCGACAAGCGCAGCAAAAAAACGGCCCGAGTTTCGCAACATCAATGCGTTCACCGACCTTCCTTCCTACAGCCTGCCGGCCGCCGGCATTGTCTCGATCCTGCACCGTATCAGCGGCTTCATCATGTTCCTGCTGATGCCGTTCATCATCTGGATGTTTGACACCTCGATTTCATCGGAAATTTCGTTCGGCAAATTCACATCAAGCTTCAATGCCGGCATGCTCGGCTTGCCTGGTTTCCTCTGGAAATTGGTCGCGCTGGGTTTGATTTGGGCGTATCTGCACCACTTCATTGCGGGTGTTAGGCACCTGTGGATGGACACCCACCACGATGCGGTGAGTAAAGAGTTTGGCAAGTCGTCTGCCATCTTCACACTGGCCGCCAGTGTGGGACTCACCGTGATTCTGGGCGCCAAGCTGTTTGGCCTGTACTAA
- the sdhA gene encoding succinate dehydrogenase flavoprotein subunit — protein sequence MTATSQLPKRKFDVVIVGAGGSGMRASLQLARAGLNVAVLTKVFPTRSHTVAAQGGIGASLGNMAEDNWHFHFYDTVKGSDWLGDQDAIEFMCREAPKVVYDLEHMGMPFDRNPDGTIYQRPFGGHTANYGEKPVQRACAAADRTGHAMLHTLYQQNVKEKTSFFVEWLAMDLIRNEDGDVVGVTALEMETGDVHIFEAKTTLLATGGAGRIFAASTNAFINTGDGLGMAARAGIPLEDMEFWQFHPTGVHGAGVLLTEGCRGEGAILRNSDGERFMERYAPAYKDLAPRDYVSRCMDQEIKEGRGCGPNKDYINLDMTHLGSETIMKRLPSVFEIGHNFANVDITKEPIPVVPTIHYQMGGIPTNINGQVVVQNAENKSEVVNGLYAVGECSCVSVHGANRLGTNSLLDLLVFGRAAGNHIVEFNKTATHKALPADAADATLARIARLDNTTDGAYAQDVADEIRAAMQQHAGVFRTQASMDAGVTKIAELREKVKSIGLKDKSRIFNTARIEALEVENLIEAAEATIVSAAARRESRGAHSVNDYGDTPEHPNGRNDTEWHKHTLWHSASNSLTYKPVQMKPLTVESVPLTVRSF from the coding sequence ATGACCGCTACATCCCAACTCCCCAAACGCAAATTTGACGTTGTCATCGTCGGTGCCGGTGGCTCCGGTATGCGCGCCTCGCTGCAACTGGCCCGTGCTGGTCTGAACGTTGCCGTTTTGACCAAAGTTTTCCCGACACGCTCACACACAGTAGCGGCCCAAGGCGGCATCGGCGCATCTCTTGGCAACATGGCCGAGGACAACTGGCACTTCCACTTCTACGACACGGTTAAAGGCTCCGACTGGCTCGGCGACCAAGACGCCATTGAATTCATGTGCCGTGAAGCACCCAAAGTCGTCTATGACCTAGAGCACATGGGGATGCCGTTTGACCGCAACCCAGACGGCACCATTTACCAACGCCCTTTTGGCGGCCACACCGCCAACTACGGCGAAAAGCCAGTGCAACGCGCTTGCGCGGCAGCTGACCGCACCGGTCACGCCATGCTGCACACGCTTTACCAACAAAACGTGAAAGAAAAAACCAGCTTTTTCGTTGAGTGGCTGGCCATGGATTTGATTCGCAATGAAGACGGTGACGTCGTTGGCGTGACCGCTCTTGAGATGGAAACTGGCGACGTTCACATTTTTGAAGCCAAAACCACCTTGCTCGCGACTGGCGGCGCAGGCCGGATTTTCGCAGCGTCTACCAATGCGTTCATCAACACAGGCGATGGCTTGGGTATGGCGGCTCGCGCCGGCATTCCATTGGAAGACATGGAGTTCTGGCAATTCCACCCTACTGGCGTCCACGGAGCTGGCGTCTTGTTGACTGAGGGCTGCCGCGGCGAAGGCGCCATTTTGCGCAACAGCGATGGCGAGCGATTCATGGAGCGATACGCGCCTGCCTACAAGGATCTTGCACCGCGCGACTATGTTTCACGCTGCATGGACCAAGAAATCAAGGAAGGCCGCGGTTGTGGACCCAACAAGGACTACATCAATCTGGACATGACGCATCTTGGGTCAGAGACCATCATGAAGCGCCTGCCTTCAGTCTTTGAAATCGGCCACAACTTTGCCAACGTGGACATCACGAAAGAGCCTATTCCCGTGGTTCCCACCATTCACTATCAAATGGGCGGGATTCCAACCAACATCAATGGCCAGGTGGTCGTGCAAAACGCCGAAAACAAGAGCGAAGTTGTTAACGGCCTTTATGCCGTGGGGGAATGCTCTTGCGTTAGCGTCCACGGCGCCAACCGCCTCGGCACCAACTCTTTGCTGGACTTGCTGGTGTTTGGCCGGGCGGCAGGAAATCACATTGTTGAATTCAATAAAACTGCCACGCACAAAGCGCTGCCAGCGGATGCCGCTGACGCGACTTTGGCCCGCATCGCGCGCCTGGACAACACTACAGACGGTGCCTATGCCCAAGATGTTGCGGATGAAATTCGCGCAGCCATGCAACAGCACGCCGGCGTGTTCCGCACACAGGCCTCGATGGATGCAGGCGTCACGAAAATCGCCGAATTGCGCGAAAAGGTGAAATCAATTGGATTGAAAGACAAGTCCAGAATTTTCAACACTGCCCGTATCGAGGCGCTTGAAGTAGAGAACTTGATCGAAGCTGCAGAGGCAACCATTGTCTCGGCTGCCGCACGGCGTGAAAGCCGTGGCGCCCATTCCGTCAACGACTATGGTGACACCCCTGAGCATCCCAATGGGCGCAACGACACCGAGTGGCACAAGCACACCCTCTGGCACAGCGCCTCCAACTCGCTGACTTACAAGCCAGTCCAGATGAAGCCATTGACTGTTGAGTCCGTGCCACTGACCGTGCGCAGCTTCTAA
- a CDS encoding CoA ester lyase, producing the protein MRHPRDVLLGATVAAPLPVCDHYCGVEARMRKSLALQAEMAEEFGACVFDVTLDCEDGAPVGGEKDHANMVAALANQAQGAIDVIATRVAARVHPVDHPAFAQDVEIIVGSAGTALCHVMIPKVESAADVDLAVTWVDQWAARNGRVTPLPLHVLIESPAAIHRAFEIAAHSRVQSISFGLMDFVSAHGGAIPASAMGFQTGARGSSLDQFSHPLVVRAKLEIASACHAYGKVPSHCVVTEFGDMDAIQIAARQASHVLGYTRMWSIHPSQIRPILEAFSPSEQAIQEAADIISNAWRVDWAPISFAGKLHDRASYRYFWQVLERAHQTGRAIPSDVQLFFVEVSDLANKET; encoded by the coding sequence GTGAGACATCCGCGCGACGTTCTACTCGGCGCCACAGTGGCGGCACCGTTGCCGGTGTGTGATCACTATTGCGGCGTAGAAGCGCGGATGCGCAAAAGTCTGGCCTTGCAAGCTGAAATGGCGGAAGAGTTCGGAGCTTGCGTTTTTGATGTGACCCTGGATTGTGAAGACGGTGCACCGGTTGGTGGCGAAAAAGATCATGCAAATATGGTTGCAGCGCTTGCCAATCAGGCGCAGGGTGCTATTGATGTGATAGCGACTCGTGTTGCCGCTCGGGTGCACCCGGTTGATCACCCCGCTTTTGCACAAGACGTTGAGATCATTGTGGGTAGCGCCGGCACGGCCTTGTGCCATGTAATGATTCCCAAAGTGGAGTCTGCTGCTGATGTCGATTTGGCGGTGACGTGGGTGGACCAATGGGCGGCCAGAAATGGGCGTGTCACACCACTTCCATTGCATGTCCTGATTGAGTCACCGGCTGCGATTCATCGCGCCTTTGAGATTGCGGCACATTCACGTGTTCAGTCCATCAGTTTCGGATTGATGGACTTTGTATCGGCCCATGGCGGTGCGATTCCTGCCAGCGCCATGGGCTTTCAAACCGGGGCACGTGGTAGCTCACTTGACCAGTTCTCTCACCCATTGGTTGTGCGTGCCAAGTTGGAAATTGCTTCTGCCTGTCACGCCTATGGAAAAGTTCCTTCACACTGCGTTGTGACCGAGTTTGGCGATATGGATGCGATTCAGATCGCAGCCCGCCAAGCTTCGCACGTGCTGGGCTACACGCGGATGTGGAGTATTCATCCCTCCCAGATACGCCCCATTTTGGAGGCATTTTCCCCGTCCGAGCAGGCGATTCAGGAGGCGGCAGATATCATCAGCAACGCGTGGCGAGTCGATTGGGCGCCCATATCCTTTGCGGGAAAGCTTCACGATCGCGCGAGCTATCGCTATTTCTGGCAAGTTCTGGAACGAGCGCACCAAACCGGTCGAGCGATTCCCAGCGATGTCCAGTTGTTTTTTGTAGAGGTCAGTGACCTCGCGAACAAAGAGACGTGA
- a CDS encoding succinate dehydrogenase iron-sulfur subunit, with amino-acid sequence MSKRTFQIYRYDPDTDAKPYMQTIVVELDGKERMLLDALMKLKALDPTISFRRSCREGVCGSDAMNINGKNGLACLTNMLTLPDTIVLKPLPGLPVVRDLIVDMTQFFKQYNSIKPYLINDNVPPEKERLQSPEERDELNGLYECILCASCSTSCPSFWWNPDKFVGPAGLLQAYRFIADSRDEATGERLDNLEDPYRLFRCHTIMNCVDVCPKGLNPTKAIGKIKEMMVLRSV; translated from the coding sequence ATGTCAAAACGTACCTTCCAAATCTACCGCTACGACCCAGACACCGACGCGAAGCCGTACATGCAAACCATCGTGGTTGAACTCGATGGCAAAGAGCGCATGCTGCTGGACGCGTTGATGAAACTCAAGGCGTTGGACCCCACTATTTCCTTCCGTCGCTCTTGCCGTGAAGGTGTTTGCGGCTCGGATGCCATGAACATCAACGGCAAAAATGGGCTGGCTTGCTTGACCAATATGCTGACGCTGCCTGACACCATCGTGTTGAAACCACTGCCAGGCTTGCCCGTGGTGCGGGATCTGATTGTGGACATGACCCAGTTCTTCAAGCAGTACAACTCGATCAAACCCTATTTGATCAACGACAACGTCCCGCCAGAAAAAGAGCGCCTGCAAAGCCCTGAGGAGCGCGATGAACTGAATGGCTTGTACGAGTGCATTTTGTGCGCCAGTTGTTCGACTTCCTGCCCCAGTTTTTGGTGGAATCCAGACAAATTTGTCGGCCCAGCTGGCTTGCTGCAGGCCTATCGCTTCATTGCCGACAGCCGTGACGAGGCAACCGGCGAGCGTTTGGACAACCTAGAAGATCCTTACCGCCTGTTCCGCTGCCACACCATCATGAACTGTGTTGATGTCTGTCCCAAGGGGTTGAATCCGACCAAGGCCATTGGCAAGATCAAAGAAATGATGGTCCTGCGCTCAGTCTAA
- a CDS encoding bifunctional aconitate hydratase 2/2-methylisocitrate dehydratase, which translates to MLQAYRAHVAERAALGIPPLPLSAKQTAEVIDLLKNPPEGEESTLVDLLTHRVPAGVDDAAKVKASYLAAVAHGTEQCALITREKALELLGTMLGGYNISPMVDLLDDAEVAQVAANGLKNTLLMFDQFHDVKEKADKGNARAKEVMQSWADAEWFTARPQVPESIILTVFKVEGEINTDDLSPAPDAFSRPDIPMHALAMHKNPRPGVTPEEEGKRGPVTFINDLKAKGNLVAYVGDVVGTGSSRKSATNSVLWFTGEDIPFVPNKRFGGVCLGNKIAPIFYNTMEDSGALPIELDVSQMAMGDVIELRPYEGKALKDGKVIAEFTVKSEVLFDEVRAGGRIPLIIGRGLTAKAREALGLPVSTQFRLPQNPVDTKKGFTLAQKMVGRACGLPVVNGNQQGVRPGTYCEPKMTSVGSQDTTGPMTRDELKDLACLGFSADLVMQSFCHTAAYPKPVDVKMHHELPDFISTRGGVPLRPGDGIIHSWLNRMLLPDTVGTGGDSHTRFPIGISFPAGSGLVAFGAATGVMPLDMPESVLVRFKGKMQSGITLRDLVNAIPLYAIQAGLLTVAKQGKKNIFSGRVLEIEGLPDLKVEQAFELSDASAERSAGGCTVHLNKEPIIEYINSNITMLKWMISEGYSDVRTINRRIKAMEAWLEDPQLLKGDADADYAAVIEIDLADIHEPIVACPNDPDDVKTLAEVAGSKIDEVFIGSCMTNIGHFRAASKLLENKRDIPVKLWMAPPTKMDAKQLTEEGHYGVLGSAGARMEMPGCSLCMGNQAQVKEGATVFSTSTRNFPNRLGKNSFVYLGSAELAAICSKLGRIPTKEEYLADMGVLTAASDTIYQYLNFDKVKDYVDAAASVKADVTA; encoded by the coding sequence ATGTTGCAAGCCTACCGTGCCCATGTTGCCGAACGCGCCGCTCTCGGCATTCCCCCTTTGCCATTGAGCGCAAAGCAAACGGCCGAAGTCATTGATCTGTTGAAAAACCCGCCTGAGGGCGAGGAGTCAACCTTGGTTGACTTGTTGACCCATCGCGTGCCAGCAGGCGTTGACGATGCCGCCAAAGTCAAGGCATCCTATCTGGCTGCGGTGGCTCATGGTACAGAACAATGCGCATTGATCACGCGCGAGAAAGCGCTTGAGTTATTGGGAACCATGCTGGGCGGATACAACATTAGCCCGATGGTTGATTTGTTGGATGACGCTGAAGTGGCTCAAGTGGCCGCCAACGGGCTCAAGAATACGCTGCTGATGTTCGATCAGTTCCATGACGTGAAAGAAAAGGCCGACAAAGGTAATGCCCGCGCCAAAGAAGTCATGCAGAGTTGGGCGGACGCTGAGTGGTTTACCGCTCGCCCGCAAGTGCCTGAGTCCATCATATTGACCGTGTTCAAGGTCGAGGGCGAAATCAATACGGATGACCTGTCACCCGCCCCAGATGCATTCAGCCGGCCTGACATTCCAATGCATGCCTTGGCCATGCACAAAAATCCCCGACCTGGTGTTACCCCGGAGGAGGAGGGCAAGCGCGGTCCTGTGACGTTCATCAATGACCTCAAGGCCAAAGGGAACTTGGTTGCCTACGTCGGCGATGTGGTTGGAACTGGCTCTTCGCGCAAATCGGCGACGAACTCTGTTCTTTGGTTCACCGGTGAGGACATTCCCTTTGTGCCCAACAAGCGATTTGGTGGTGTGTGTTTGGGCAACAAGATTGCGCCCATTTTCTACAACACCATGGAAGATTCTGGTGCGCTGCCGATTGAGTTGGATGTGAGCCAAATGGCCATGGGCGACGTGATTGAGCTTCGTCCCTACGAAGGCAAGGCATTGAAAGACGGCAAGGTCATTGCCGAGTTCACGGTCAAAAGTGAGGTGCTGTTTGACGAAGTGCGTGCCGGTGGTCGCATTCCCTTGATCATTGGACGTGGACTCACTGCCAAAGCGCGTGAGGCACTGGGCCTTCCCGTCAGTACACAATTTCGCCTGCCGCAGAACCCTGTCGACACCAAGAAAGGCTTCACGTTGGCGCAAAAGATGGTGGGTCGCGCATGTGGCCTTCCGGTTGTCAATGGCAACCAGCAAGGCGTGCGGCCTGGCACCTATTGCGAGCCGAAGATGACCAGCGTCGGCTCACAGGACACCACGGGGCCAATGACCCGTGACGAACTGAAAGACTTGGCCTGCCTGGGCTTTAGTGCCGATCTCGTCATGCAATCTTTCTGTCACACCGCGGCCTATCCCAAGCCCGTTGATGTGAAGATGCACCACGAATTGCCGGACTTCATCAGCACACGAGGTGGTGTGCCATTGCGTCCTGGTGACGGCATTATTCACAGCTGGCTCAACCGCATGTTGCTGCCTGATACCGTCGGCACCGGTGGCGACAGTCACACCCGTTTCCCTATTGGTATTAGCTTTCCAGCGGGTTCCGGCCTGGTGGCCTTTGGTGCCGCGACGGGTGTGATGCCTTTGGACATGCCGGAGAGCGTGCTGGTTCGATTTAAAGGCAAGATGCAGTCTGGCATCACCTTGCGTGATCTGGTCAATGCGATTCCTTTGTATGCGATCCAGGCTGGCTTGTTGACCGTTGCCAAGCAGGGCAAGAAGAACATCTTCTCGGGTCGTGTTTTGGAGATCGAAGGCTTGCCGGATCTGAAGGTCGAGCAAGCGTTTGAATTGAGTGACGCGTCGGCCGAGCGCAGCGCCGGTGGATGTACGGTGCACTTGAACAAAGAGCCCATCATTGAGTACATCAACAGCAACATCACCATGTTGAAGTGGATGATTTCGGAGGGTTACTCGGACGTGAGAACGATCAATCGTCGTATCAAGGCCATGGAAGCGTGGTTGGAGGATCCTCAGTTGCTCAAGGGCGACGCGGACGCTGACTACGCGGCTGTCATTGAAATCGACTTGGCCGACATTCACGAGCCAATCGTGGCGTGCCCCAATGATCCAGATGATGTGAAAACATTGGCTGAAGTCGCGGGATCGAAGATTGATGAGGTCTTTATTGGTTCCTGCATGACCAATATCGGGCATTTCAGGGCTGCCTCCAAGCTGTTGGAGAACAAGCGGGATATCCCCGTCAAACTTTGGATGGCACCGCCAACCAAGATGGATGCCAAGCAGTTGACTGAAGAAGGACATTACGGTGTCCTGGGTTCGGCAGGGGCTCGCATGGAGATGCCTGGTTGTAGCCTGTGTATGGGTAATCAAGCGCAGGTGAAGGAGGGCGCGACCGTGTTCTCGACATCAACCCGCAATTTCCCCAACCGCTTGGGCAAGAACAGTTTTGTTTACTTGGGCAGTGCAGAGTTGGCTGCCATTTGCTCGAAATTGGGACGTATTCCAACCAAGGAAGAGTACTTGGCGGACATGGGTGTGTTGACGGCAGCTAGCGACACGATTTACCAGTATCTGAACTTTGACAAAGTTAAAGATTACGTGGATGCGGCAGCTTCAGTGAAAGCCGACGTAACCGCTTAA
- a CDS encoding succinate dehydrogenase assembly factor 2 gives MDELIDPRALSKLKWRCRRGLLENDIFIDRFFRRYESTLTVMQAQGLSALMDLSDNDLLDLNLARKSLDQMDQALDCDEVREVLSMLRNPQKGKE, from the coding sequence ATCGACGAGTTAATTGATCCCCGCGCTCTTAGCAAGCTGAAGTGGCGTTGCCGCCGTGGCTTGCTGGAGAACGATATTTTCATTGACCGGTTCTTCCGGCGCTATGAAAGCACACTGACCGTCATGCAAGCGCAAGGTCTGAGCGCTTTAATGGACCTCAGCGACAACGACCTGCTGGATTTGAATCTGGCACGCAAATCGCTGGACCAAATGGATCAGGCATTGGATTGCGACGAGGTTCGTGAAGTGTTAAGTATGTTGAGAAACCCGCAGAAAGGTAAAGAATGA
- a CDS encoding GntR family transcriptional regulator, which yields MPQTPPAFTDKTTITPSEGAVPSLPSTPAFSPLYRQIKGLILNSLRLGDWKPGEVIPSEMELAARFQVSQGTVRKAIDELAAENLLVRRQGKGTFVATHAEQQVQFRFLKLVPDTGTPGSEGPAQRDIIECRRAKANADVARALALRTGDTVLQIRRVLSFGGTPTILEDIWLPAAAFKGLTAERLANYKGPTYALFETEFNVRMVRAEEKLRAHAASNGIDTLLKVASGTPLLCAERIAYTYKDIPMELRRGYYRTDTHHYHNTLN from the coding sequence ATGCCTCAAACACCACCCGCATTTACTGACAAGACAACCATCACACCCAGTGAGGGTGCGGTGCCGAGCCTGCCGTCCACCCCCGCTTTCAGCCCGCTTTACAGGCAAATCAAAGGCTTGATCCTCAACAGCTTGCGACTCGGAGATTGGAAACCTGGTGAGGTCATTCCCAGCGAAATGGAACTTGCGGCTCGATTTCAAGTAAGTCAGGGAACTGTGCGAAAGGCGATTGACGAACTCGCCGCCGAAAACCTGCTGGTTCGCCGGCAGGGCAAAGGAACTTTTGTTGCGACCCACGCGGAACAACAAGTTCAATTCCGATTCCTCAAACTCGTGCCGGACACAGGCACCCCTGGCAGTGAGGGCCCAGCTCAGCGCGACATCATTGAATGCCGGCGCGCCAAAGCTAACGCAGACGTCGCGCGGGCACTGGCCTTGCGAACTGGGGATACCGTACTTCAGATCAGGCGCGTACTGAGTTTTGGCGGCACCCCCACCATTCTGGAAGATATCTGGCTGCCTGCAGCCGCCTTTAAAGGGCTGACCGCAGAACGCTTGGCCAATTACAAAGGTCCGACATACGCATTGTTTGAAACAGAATTCAATGTGCGAATGGTTCGCGCTGAGGAAAAACTACGCGCGCATGCCGCATCAAACGGTATTGACACGCTGCTAAAAGTAGCGTCAGGAACACCTCTGCTGTGCGCCGAACGCATCGCTTACACCTACAAAGACATCCCCATGGAGCTTCGACGCGGCTACTACCGCACTGATACGCACCACTACCACAACACCCTGAACTGA
- the sdhD gene encoding succinate dehydrogenase, hydrophobic membrane anchor protein: MSVNYGSKRIVVGAHYGVRDWLAQRVTAVLMALFTLLVLAQVIFSKGPIGYEQWAGIFAAQWMKVLTFSVIIALLYHVWVGMRDIWMDYIKPVGLRLALHVFTIVWLLGCAGWGIQVLWRL, translated from the coding sequence ATGTCTGTCAATTACGGATCGAAACGCATTGTTGTCGGCGCCCACTACGGCGTTCGCGACTGGCTCGCTCAGCGGGTAACTGCCGTTCTTATGGCGCTTTTCACCTTATTGGTTCTGGCGCAAGTGATTTTTAGCAAAGGCCCCATTGGCTATGAGCAATGGGCCGGTATTTTTGCCGCCCAATGGATGAAGGTACTCACTTTCTCCGTCATCATTGCTCTGCTCTATCACGTTTGGGTTGGCATGCGCGACATCTGGATGGACTACATCAAGCCCGTCGGATTGCGTCTGGCCCTGCATGTTTTCACTATCGTCTGGTTGCTGGGCTGCGCGGGCTGGGGCATTCAAGTCCTGTGGCGCCTTTAA